A single region of the Palaemon carinicauda isolate YSFRI2023 chromosome 17, ASM3689809v2, whole genome shotgun sequence genome encodes:
- the LOC137656576 gene encoding neurofilament medium polypeptide-like: protein MRPALKALINLGKLLEENILAARKLLEEAEEEFLGKQSPVNPQTEGMKADKEVGAEIRHFAAEENLIKLKTMAKEKEIEEAMSRKKEVAAKEEEEIKGAMNLEELFSKEKDSLDSTQEEKFGVSPSEKERRMNGQVDKEEINLEDMFSEEKVILDDMQGKDSRLSPSEEEQQTSGQENKETMVLEEMNVEDLFSEEDDSIHDIQEENSRLTLS from the exons ATGCGTCCAGCCTTAAAAGCGttgataaacttgggaaagttGTTGGAAGAGAATATTTTGGCAGCTCGCAAACTGTTGGAGGAAGCCGAGGAAGAATTTTTAGGGAAGCAAAGTCCGGTTAACCCTCAAAcggaaggcatgaaagcagataaggaagTAGGGGCTGAGATTCGACAttttgcagcagaagagaatttgattaagttgaagacgATGGCAAAAGAGAAAGAGATTGAAGAGGCGAT GAGTAGGAAGAAGGAAGTGgctgccaaagaagaagaagaaatcaaaggagcgatgaacttagaagaattgttttccaaagaaaaggattcccttgatagtacacaAGAGGAGAAGTTTGGAGTAAGCCCGAGTGAAAAGGAACGACGGATGAATGGACAAGTggataaagaagaaataaatttggaGGATATGTTTTCCGAAGAAAAGGTTATCCTTGATGATATGCAAGGGAAGGACTCAAGATTAAGCCCAAGTGAAGAAGaacaacagacgagtggacaagagaacAAAGAAACAATGGTTCTGGAAGAAATGAatgtggaggatttgttttccgaagaagacgATTCTATTCATGATatacaagaagagaactcaagattaaCCCTGAGCTAA